In Streptomyces sp. NBC_01717, one DNA window encodes the following:
- a CDS encoding DUF4139 domain-containing protein produces MTAETTPRWGSTLDSVVVYAQGAVCRRLARGSVSPDGRVRVTGLPRSLDPGSLRARVLGAPGVRVTEARVEVEAEPLGTGTPDELRREVERLRDEYAAAQGRRDRQLMLIEEVGALHPVPPARRREDPHRRTPVDAWLELADFVDERLTGLHNRLVELEEALRNVEHELTVATDRLARASTDAPSAHVETTVCAVLALDGTGDAEVELELEYGVPGAVWVPAYRLTHRQGDGSGRLVLRASVAQRTGEDWTGVRIALATADLRRRADLPRLRSIRIGRSQPAPAPSGWREPPAGLVDLFFGYDAAGPGPATTVAPMGVAGGSASGPVPPPPPPPPPAPQSYGGPPAALPAPGGAPPEVLGGGMPALAQPAGSVPGNRPRAGGRSFAGEPMAPAAPGRAAPPPPPAPVAGPPQPSGAELDYAALVLCGPDEQAGRRGRLFPGSPFDPVAAEYRRRAEAVAALPLPGQAVRPRESAGSFDHRFDATARADIPSDGTWHTVTVGEIPVGLRTEYLCVPSVEQTVYATLVLSNATDQALLAGPVEVTVDDDFLLTAALPTLAPGGVRRVGLGPAEGIRVTRRTNLHESTSGLRNNTTVLDHRVHVELANRLARPVAVEVRERVPVTSDPDVRIEERADWTAPEEGAGPDRHAPGTRVWRLELPAGDTAALDGGYEIRIPTGKALVGGNRRS; encoded by the coding sequence ATGACGGCTGAGACAACACCGAGGTGGGGGTCGACCCTCGATTCGGTCGTGGTGTACGCACAGGGCGCGGTCTGCCGACGCCTGGCCCGGGGCAGCGTGTCGCCTGACGGCCGGGTGCGGGTGACGGGACTGCCCCGCTCGCTGGACCCGGGCTCGCTGCGGGCCCGTGTCCTGGGTGCCCCCGGGGTACGCGTCACCGAGGCCCGGGTGGAGGTCGAGGCCGAGCCGCTCGGCACGGGCACGCCCGACGAGTTGCGGCGCGAGGTCGAGCGGCTGCGCGACGAGTACGCGGCGGCGCAGGGACGCCGGGACCGACAGCTGATGCTGATCGAGGAGGTCGGGGCTCTCCACCCGGTCCCACCTGCCCGCAGGCGCGAGGACCCGCACCGCCGCACTCCGGTCGACGCGTGGCTGGAGCTCGCCGACTTCGTCGACGAGCGGCTGACGGGACTGCACAACCGCCTCGTCGAGCTGGAGGAGGCGCTGCGCAACGTCGAGCACGAGCTCACCGTCGCCACCGACAGGCTCGCCCGCGCCTCCACCGACGCGCCGTCAGCGCACGTGGAGACCACGGTCTGCGCGGTCCTGGCCCTCGACGGCACCGGTGATGCGGAGGTGGAGCTGGAGCTGGAATACGGGGTGCCGGGCGCCGTCTGGGTACCGGCCTACCGTCTCACTCACCGTCAGGGCGACGGCAGCGGCCGTCTGGTGCTGCGCGCCTCGGTCGCGCAGCGGACCGGCGAGGACTGGACCGGCGTGCGTATCGCCCTGGCCACCGCCGATCTTCGTCGCCGCGCCGACCTGCCGAGGCTCCGCTCGATCCGGATCGGACGCAGCCAGCCCGCCCCCGCGCCTTCTGGCTGGCGCGAGCCCCCGGCCGGGCTCGTCGACCTGTTCTTCGGATACGACGCGGCGGGCCCCGGCCCAGCCACGACCGTCGCACCCATGGGTGTCGCGGGCGGCTCCGCATCCGGGCCGGTTCCGCCACCCCCGCCTCCCCCGCCCCCTGCACCGCAGAGCTACGGCGGTCCGCCGGCCGCGCTCCCGGCGCCCGGTGGCGCTCCCCCGGAAGTCCTCGGTGGCGGGATGCCCGCCCTCGCGCAGCCGGCCGGGTCGGTACCGGGCAACAGGCCGCGTGCCGGCGGCAGGTCCTTCGCGGGTGAACCCATGGCGCCCGCGGCTCCTGGCCGGGCTGCGCCGCCACCCCCTCCGGCACCGGTGGCCGGTCCGCCGCAGCCGAGCGGCGCCGAGCTCGACTATGCCGCCCTGGTCCTCTGCGGCCCCGACGAACAGGCCGGTCGCAGAGGCCGGTTGTTTCCCGGCTCTCCGTTCGACCCGGTGGCGGCCGAGTACCGGCGCCGCGCCGAGGCGGTGGCCGCGCTGCCGTTGCCCGGACAGGCCGTGCGGCCCCGCGAGTCGGCGGGTTCCTTCGACCACCGCTTCGATGCCACTGCCCGCGCCGACATTCCGTCGGACGGCACCTGGCACACCGTCACCGTCGGCGAGATCCCGGTCGGCCTGCGTACCGAGTACCTCTGCGTGCCGTCCGTGGAGCAGACCGTGTACGCGACATTGGTGCTCTCCAATGCCACCGACCAGGCACTGCTGGCCGGCCCGGTGGAGGTCACCGTCGACGACGACTTCCTGCTGACCGCCGCACTGCCCACGCTTGCCCCCGGCGGTGTCCGCCGGGTGGGGCTCGGGCCGGCCGAGGGCATCCGGGTCACCCGCCGTACGAACCTGCACGAGTCGACCTCGGGCCTGCGCAACAACACCACCGTGCTCGACCACCGCGTCCACGTGGAGCTGGCCAACCGGCTCGCGAGGCCCGTCGCCGTGGAAGTCCGTGAGCGGGTGCCGGTCACTTCCGATCCGGACGTCCGGATCGAGGAACGGGCCGACTGGACAGCACCCGAGGAAGGCGCGGGGCCCGATCGCCATGCGCCGGGAACCCGCGTGTGGCGACTGGAACTGCCCGCAGGCGACACCGCCGCCCTCGACGGCGGCTACGAGATCCGCATCCCGACCGGCAAGGCCCTGGTCGGCGGCAACCGCAGGAGCTGA
- a CDS encoding mucoidy inhibitor MuiA family protein — protein MSTAPKAIALPVTAVTCLEDRAHIERAVVLDLEAGVQRLRLGPVSALAVDRTLHAELTADHPATVLDARIVRSWTPRGPQPSTGDDSALRHRVHTLEDEQSALGQRRDRLQARLDLLGRLAADLLREIGEGAGSGETERSRWARELDRVDDERDAHGEQLRAVDARLAALAAELGEAQRAMYLSEEEPAELVGHVELTVEAAAAGPVGLRLSHLTPCALWRPAYRAVLDGDSLTLETDAMVWQRTGEDWSDVRLTLSTARSALATDPPRLGEDRLTLKDRSAAERRTVDVELREEEIEALGPVPVLGLPGVDDGGEARVLRSSASVSVPGDGRAHRVLLSAFTTAARSEYACSPELSPLVTQVVRFDNLSGHALLAGPVDLVRGSGFSGRGTLDFTAPGAPVELAFGSCDDYRVVRHAEESRDSAGITQRTVVTRTVRLHLSRFSAPGEHGDRVVVLRERIPVSEVSAVEIRLHKDSCSPAPDVVDAEGIARWDVTLPPGSRRTVTLVYELSASAKVTGL, from the coding sequence ATGTCCACGGCCCCGAAGGCGATCGCCCTCCCCGTCACCGCCGTCACGTGCCTCGAGGATCGCGCCCACATCGAGCGCGCCGTCGTGCTCGACCTGGAGGCCGGGGTCCAGCGGCTGCGTCTCGGTCCGGTCAGTGCGCTGGCCGTCGACCGGACTCTCCATGCCGAGCTGACCGCCGATCACCCCGCGACCGTGCTCGACGCGCGGATCGTCCGCAGCTGGACACCGCGCGGGCCACAGCCGTCCACCGGCGACGACTCCGCCCTGCGCCACCGCGTACACACCCTCGAAGACGAGCAGTCGGCCCTGGGGCAGCGACGTGACCGGCTGCAAGCGCGCCTTGACCTGCTCGGCCGCCTCGCCGCCGATCTGCTGCGGGAGATCGGCGAAGGCGCCGGCTCCGGGGAGACCGAGCGGTCCCGGTGGGCCCGCGAACTGGACCGGGTGGACGACGAGCGCGACGCGCACGGCGAGCAACTCCGCGCAGTCGACGCCCGGCTGGCTGCCCTCGCTGCCGAACTCGGCGAAGCCCAGCGGGCCATGTATCTCTCCGAGGAGGAGCCCGCCGAGCTGGTCGGCCACGTCGAGTTGACCGTGGAGGCCGCGGCCGCCGGGCCGGTCGGGCTGCGCCTGAGCCACCTCACCCCGTGTGCACTGTGGCGGCCCGCCTACCGGGCCGTGCTCGACGGGGACTCCTTGACACTGGAAACCGACGCGATGGTCTGGCAGCGCACCGGTGAGGACTGGTCGGACGTACGGCTGACATTGTCGACGGCCCGCTCGGCGCTGGCCACCGATCCGCCACGGCTGGGCGAGGACCGGCTGACGCTCAAGGACCGCTCCGCAGCGGAGCGCCGCACGGTCGACGTCGAGCTGCGCGAGGAGGAGATCGAGGCCCTCGGCCCGGTCCCGGTGCTGGGCCTGCCGGGGGTGGACGACGGCGGCGAGGCGCGGGTGTTGAGATCCTCCGCGTCGGTCTCGGTGCCCGGTGACGGCCGCGCCCACCGAGTGCTGCTCTCCGCATTCACCACGGCCGCGCGCAGTGAGTACGCCTGCTCACCGGAGTTGTCCCCCCTGGTCACCCAGGTGGTGCGGTTCGACAATCTGTCCGGCCACGCGCTGCTCGCCGGGCCCGTGGACCTGGTCCGCGGCAGCGGATTCAGCGGCCGCGGCACGCTGGACTTCACCGCCCCCGGCGCCCCCGTCGAGCTCGCCTTCGGCAGCTGCGACGACTACAGGGTGGTCCGGCATGCCGAGGAGTCACGCGACTCCGCCGGTATCACTCAGCGGACCGTGGTCACCCGCACGGTCCGGCTGCACCTGTCCCGGTTCTCCGCCCCCGGGGAGCACGGCGATCGGGTGGTCGTCCTTCGGGAGCGGATCCCGGTCTCCGAGGTCTCGGCGGTGGAGATACGCCTGCATAAGGATTCGTGCTCCCCGGCGCCCGACGTGGTCGACGCCGAGGGCATCGCCCGCTGGGACGTCACCCTCCCGCCCGGCAGCCGCCGCACGGTCACCCTGGTCTACGAGCTGTCGGCGAGCGCCAAAGTCACCGGGCTCTGA
- a CDS encoding Fur family transcriptional regulator, producing MSGLLERLRGRGWRMTSQRRVVAEVLDGDHVHLTADEVLVRAAERLPEISRATVYNTLGELVSLGEVMELSTDGRAKRYDPNAHRPHQHLVCSDCGTIRDVHPAGDPLADFPAEERFGFTVSEVQITYRGRCPSCVADRPRV from the coding sequence ATGAGTGGCCTACTGGAGCGACTGCGAGGGCGTGGTTGGCGGATGACGTCCCAGCGGCGTGTCGTTGCGGAGGTCCTCGATGGTGATCATGTGCATCTCACGGCCGACGAGGTGCTCGTCCGCGCGGCGGAGCGGTTGCCCGAGATCTCCCGGGCCACCGTCTACAACACCCTGGGCGAACTGGTCTCCCTCGGCGAGGTCATGGAGCTCTCCACCGACGGCCGTGCCAAACGCTACGACCCCAACGCTCACCGCCCCCACCAGCACTTGGTGTGCTCCGACTGCGGCACCATCCGCGATGTCCACCCGGCCGGCGACCCGTTGGCCGACTTCCCGGCGGAGGAGCGGTTCGGCTTCACGGTGTCCGAGGTCCAGATCACCTACCGTGGGCGGTGCCCCTCCTGTGTCGCCGATCGGCCGCGAGTGTGA
- the katG gene encoding catalase/peroxidase HPI, whose amino-acid sequence MSGSESENPAIPSPAPTRTGPRTNRDWWPNQLDLQVLHQHSPQSNPLDEDFDYAEEFATLDPDALKQDVFEVMTTSQDWWPADYGHYGPLFIRMSWHAAGTYRIADGRGGGGSGAQRFAPLNSWPDNASLDKARRLLWPIKQKYGRKISWADLLVFAGNCAMESMGFKTFGFGFGREDIWEPEEIFWGPEDTWLGDERYTDDRELTGPFGAVQMGLIYVNPEGPNGNPDPMAAARDIRETFGRMAMNDEETVALIIGGHTFGKCHGAVDPEYIGPEPEAAPIEQQGLGWRNTYGSGKGADALTSGLEGAWTSEPTKWDNGYLDNLFGYEWELTTSPAGAKQWTPTDPSAKDSVPDAHDPSKRHAPMMLTTDLSLKLDPIYGPISKSFHENPEKLAVAFAKAWYKLLHRDMGPRSRYLGPWIPEPQLWQDPVPEVDHDLVGDEDSAALKDRILASGLSVSQLVTTAWASAASFRGTDKRGGANGARIRLAPQRDWEVNDLPEVAEALQTLEQIQQDFNRSQAGGRKISLADLIVLGGCAAVEQAAKNAGYDISVPFAPGRTDASQEQTDVEAFAVLEPRADGFRNYLPAGEKLSPETLLLDRANLLNLTAPEMTVLIGGMRALNTGFGRSRHGVFTDRPEALTNDFFVNLLDMGTEWKASTSDANVFEGRDHATGEVKWTATAVDLVFGSDSQLRAVSEVYGSGDAGEKFVRDFVAAWDKVMNLDRFDLR is encoded by the coding sequence GTGTCCGGCAGCGAAAGCGAGAACCCAGCGATCCCCTCCCCGGCCCCCACGCGGACCGGCCCCAGGACGAACCGGGACTGGTGGCCGAATCAGCTGGATCTTCAAGTGCTCCACCAGCACTCACCTCAATCCAATCCACTGGATGAGGATTTCGACTACGCAGAAGAGTTCGCGACCCTCGACCCCGACGCGCTCAAGCAGGACGTCTTCGAGGTGATGACGACGTCGCAGGACTGGTGGCCCGCCGACTACGGCCACTACGGCCCGCTCTTCATCCGGATGAGTTGGCATGCCGCGGGCACGTACCGGATCGCCGATGGCCGGGGCGGCGGCGGCTCCGGGGCTCAGCGCTTCGCCCCCCTCAACAGCTGGCCCGACAACGCGAGCCTCGACAAGGCGCGCCGTTTGCTCTGGCCGATCAAGCAGAAGTACGGACGGAAAATCTCCTGGGCCGACCTTCTGGTCTTCGCCGGCAACTGCGCCATGGAATCGATGGGGTTCAAGACGTTCGGGTTCGGCTTCGGACGAGAGGACATCTGGGAACCCGAGGAAATCTTCTGGGGCCCCGAGGACACCTGGCTCGGAGATGAGCGCTACACCGACGACAGGGAACTCACCGGTCCTTTCGGTGCCGTGCAGATGGGACTGATCTACGTCAATCCGGAGGGGCCCAACGGCAACCCGGATCCGATGGCTGCCGCCAGAGACATTCGCGAGACGTTCGGGCGTATGGCGATGAATGATGAGGAGACGGTCGCGCTCATCATCGGCGGCCACACGTTCGGCAAGTGTCACGGTGCGGTCGATCCCGAGTACATCGGCCCGGAACCCGAGGCCGCCCCGATCGAGCAGCAGGGCCTCGGCTGGAGGAACACTTACGGCAGCGGCAAAGGCGCAGACGCGCTCACCAGTGGACTTGAAGGTGCATGGACCTCCGAGCCGACGAAGTGGGACAACGGATACCTGGACAACTTGTTCGGGTACGAATGGGAGCTGACGACGAGCCCCGCCGGTGCGAAGCAGTGGACTCCCACGGATCCCTCGGCCAAGGACAGTGTGCCTGATGCCCACGATCCGTCGAAGAGGCACGCTCCCATGATGCTGACGACGGACCTGTCGCTGAAGTTGGACCCCATCTACGGCCCGATCTCGAAGAGCTTCCACGAGAACCCGGAGAAGCTCGCAGTAGCGTTCGCCAAGGCGTGGTACAAGCTGCTGCACCGCGACATGGGCCCCCGCTCGCGCTACCTCGGCCCGTGGATTCCCGAGCCGCAACTGTGGCAGGACCCCGTCCCCGAGGTCGATCACGACCTGGTCGGGGACGAGGACAGCGCCGCCCTCAAGGACAGGATCCTCGCCTCGGGACTGTCCGTCTCCCAGCTGGTCACCACCGCTTGGGCATCGGCGGCGAGCTTCCGCGGCACCGACAAGCGTGGCGGGGCCAACGGGGCACGGATTCGGCTCGCGCCGCAAAGGGACTGGGAGGTCAACGACCTGCCCGAGGTGGCTGAGGCGCTGCAGACCCTTGAGCAGATCCAGCAGGACTTCAATCGCTCGCAGGCCGGCGGAAGGAAGATTTCACTCGCCGACCTGATCGTCCTGGGCGGGTGCGCGGCTGTCGAGCAAGCCGCGAAGAACGCCGGGTACGACATCTCGGTTCCGTTCGCACCGGGGCGCACGGATGCCTCGCAGGAGCAGACGGACGTGGAGGCGTTCGCCGTGCTCGAACCCAGGGCGGATGGGTTCCGCAACTACCTCCCGGCGGGCGAGAAGCTGTCGCCGGAAACTCTCCTCCTGGACCGCGCCAACCTGTTGAATCTGACCGCTCCGGAGATGACGGTCCTGATCGGCGGCATGCGGGCCTTGAACACCGGTTTCGGGCGATCCCGACATGGCGTCTTCACAGACCGGCCGGAGGCGCTGACCAACGACTTCTTCGTCAACCTGCTCGACATGGGCACGGAGTGGAAGGCGTCGACTTCGGACGCGAACGTCTTCGAAGGTCGGGATCACGCCACGGGCGAAGTCAAGTGGACCGCCACCGCTGTCGACCTCGTCTTCGGTTCAGACTCCCAGCTCCGGGCCGTGTCGGAAGTCTACGGATCCGGGGACGCGGGAGAGAAGTTCGTCCGTGATTTCGTGGCAGCGTGGGACAAGGTGATGAACCTCGATCGGTTCGACCTGCGCTGA
- a CDS encoding Gfo/Idh/MocA family protein, with protein MTLNIGVLGLGSVFSGPYAALITRLEQEGRVKLAAGYDPDPGKRSAAAERFGIDTSFERAQDLIDRDGLDIVLVLTSMNEHGSLARAALEAGRHVLVEKPMATSVQEATELLEAAAVAPGELVCAPHVALSPTYREMHKRVREGEIGELHLARSRYGWSGPWWGRWFYEQGGGALFDLGVYNLTSLCGFFGSVERVTAMVGVAVPKRESEGEQVTVRADDNAHIVLDFGNSRYASIATGFTMQKYRSPAVELYGSAGTMQLMGDDWAPNGFEQWTNDRGSWEIVGETDPQWPWTDGLRHLVECVEKGIRTVTRPEHAFHALEVMLAAKRSSEEGRVVEIHSTFPDFDYGVPAAADGDGRGEHDPRSS; from the coding sequence ATGACGTTGAACATCGGTGTCCTGGGACTCGGCAGTGTGTTCTCCGGCCCGTACGCCGCACTGATCACCCGGCTCGAACAAGAAGGACGCGTCAAGCTGGCCGCCGGCTACGACCCGGACCCCGGCAAGCGGTCAGCAGCCGCGGAGCGATTCGGGATCGATACGTCCTTCGAGCGTGCCCAAGACCTGATCGACCGCGACGGTCTCGACATCGTGCTGGTCCTCACCAGCATGAACGAGCACGGCTCCCTCGCCCGTGCGGCCCTTGAAGCCGGCAGGCACGTGCTCGTCGAGAAGCCGATGGCGACGTCGGTGCAGGAGGCGACCGAACTCCTCGAGGCAGCCGCCGTCGCGCCGGGGGAACTGGTCTGCGCGCCGCACGTCGCGCTGTCGCCGACGTACCGGGAGATGCACAAGCGGGTGCGCGAGGGGGAGATCGGCGAGCTCCACCTGGCCCGGTCGCGCTACGGCTGGTCGGGCCCCTGGTGGGGCCGCTGGTTCTACGAGCAGGGCGGCGGCGCGCTGTTCGACCTCGGCGTCTACAACCTGACCAGCCTGTGCGGCTTCTTCGGGTCCGTCGAGCGGGTCACCGCGATGGTCGGCGTCGCCGTTCCCAAGCGCGAGTCCGAGGGCGAACAGGTCACGGTCCGAGCCGACGACAACGCGCACATCGTGCTCGACTTCGGCAACTCCCGCTACGCCTCCATCGCCACGGGCTTCACGATGCAGAAGTACCGCTCGCCGGCGGTGGAACTGTACGGCAGTGCCGGCACGATGCAGTTGATGGGCGACGACTGGGCTCCCAACGGCTTCGAGCAGTGGACCAACGACCGGGGTTCGTGGGAGATCGTCGGTGAGACGGACCCGCAGTGGCCGTGGACCGACGGCCTGAGGCACCTCGTCGAGTGCGTGGAGAAGGGCATCCGGACCGTCACCCGGCCCGAACACGCCTTCCACGCACTCGAAGTGATGCTGGCCGCCAAGCGGTCGTCGGAGGAAGGCCGGGTCGTGGAGATACACAGCACGTTCCCCGACTTCGACTACGGCGTCCCCGCCGCGGCGGACGGCGACGGCCGCGGGGAGCACGACCCGCGCTCGTCGTGA
- a CDS encoding phytanoyl-CoA dioxygenase family protein, with translation MNPSDAEVLTDAQREEFYRRGFVALDRLTSAEEVEELQAVYDRLFEDDADIAEQDRLELAGELDGEPLLPQILNPDHYAPELRDTEAYRNAGVVARRLLGPEVVPTGMHAIRKPAHHGAETPWHQDEAYWNPDHEHRAISIWMPLQAATTANGCMEFQPGSQLLPVLPHRRINPAAQGLVLADTGAVSGSVACPLPAGGATVHGSRTLHYAGPNTTSEPRRALVMSFACPSRPLAVPRRFPWQRPERP, from the coding sequence ATGAATCCGAGTGATGCCGAGGTGTTGACCGACGCACAGCGGGAGGAGTTCTACCGCCGGGGCTTTGTGGCCCTGGACCGGCTGACGTCCGCCGAGGAGGTGGAGGAGCTGCAGGCGGTCTACGACCGTCTCTTCGAGGACGATGCGGACATCGCCGAGCAGGACAGGCTCGAACTGGCCGGTGAGCTGGACGGCGAGCCGCTGCTGCCCCAGATCCTGAACCCGGACCACTACGCGCCCGAACTGCGCGACACCGAGGCCTACCGCAATGCGGGCGTCGTCGCCCGCCGGCTGCTCGGCCCCGAGGTCGTCCCGACAGGGATGCACGCGATCCGCAAGCCTGCCCACCACGGCGCCGAGACACCCTGGCACCAGGACGAGGCGTACTGGAACCCGGACCATGAGCACCGGGCGATCAGCATCTGGATGCCCCTGCAGGCGGCCACAACGGCCAACGGCTGCATGGAGTTCCAGCCCGGCAGCCAGCTGCTTCCGGTGCTGCCGCACCGGCGGATCAACCCGGCCGCGCAGGGTCTGGTCCTGGCCGACACGGGCGCAGTCTCCGGCAGTGTGGCCTGCCCACTGCCCGCCGGCGGCGCGACGGTGCACGGGTCCCGGACGCTGCACTACGCCGGGCCGAACACCACGAGCGAACCACGGCGGGCCCTGGTCATGTCCTTCGCATGCCCTTCAAGACCCCTCGCCGTACCGCGCCGGTTTCCCTGGCAGCGTCCCGAAAGGCCCTGA
- a CDS encoding AraC family transcriptional regulator, protein MTHIDHGGTWHEASFRLVETYDVTVDAQWRIDLDHQPYGEIVHVLSGCCRFVQGDRTADVGPGGLGILLPGQDRSTQAVGGGPLRFTGFGFRVELHGAVELSGLLGLPLHLPTPDPTTLGLVTQAVSSGRPTSPGAALRARGYAELATAELVERHGTVGALAGAGGSDRRPEIEAALGLMERDLAGALDVATLARTANLSPKHFARCFKDVVGVPPMTYLQALRLGRARVALATTRRTALAIAVEHGFADAAHFSRAFKRTYGLTPTSFRRLSAASGGGAGSDPGERQAPHLWATG, encoded by the coding sequence GTGACGCACATTGACCACGGGGGCACCTGGCACGAGGCGTCGTTCCGGCTCGTCGAGACCTATGACGTGACCGTCGACGCGCAGTGGCGGATCGACCTCGACCACCAGCCGTACGGCGAGATCGTGCACGTTCTCTCCGGCTGCTGCCGGTTCGTCCAGGGGGACAGGACCGCCGACGTCGGACCGGGCGGCCTGGGCATCCTGCTGCCCGGGCAGGACCGGTCCACCCAGGCCGTCGGCGGGGGCCCCTTGAGGTTCACCGGATTCGGCTTCCGCGTCGAACTCCACGGCGCGGTCGAGCTGTCCGGACTGCTCGGGCTGCCGCTCCACCTGCCCACGCCCGACCCGACGACGCTCGGGCTCGTCACTCAGGCGGTGAGCAGCGGCAGACCGACGAGCCCGGGGGCCGCGCTGCGGGCCCGTGGCTACGCCGAGCTCGCCACGGCCGAACTGGTCGAGCGGCACGGCACCGTCGGCGCACTCGCCGGTGCAGGCGGCAGCGACCGTCGCCCGGAGATCGAGGCGGCGCTCGGACTGATGGAGCGTGACCTCGCCGGCGCCCTCGATGTCGCGACCCTGGCGCGCACGGCGAACCTCTCGCCCAAGCACTTCGCGCGCTGCTTCAAGGATGTCGTCGGGGTGCCGCCGATGACGTATCTGCAGGCGCTCCGGCTGGGCAGGGCTCGCGTGGCCCTCGCCACCACACGGCGTACGGCCCTGGCGATCGCCGTCGAGCACGGTTTCGCCGACGCCGCCCACTTCTCCCGTGCGTTCAAGCGCACTTACGGTCTGACGCCCACGTCGTTCCGTCGACTGTCGGCCGCGTCCGGCGGGGGAGCGGGCTCCGACCCGGGCGAGCGGCAGGCTCCGCACCTGTGGGCAACGGGATGA